In Rissa tridactyla isolate bRisTri1 chromosome 8, bRisTri1.patW.cur.20221130, whole genome shotgun sequence, one genomic interval encodes:
- the HS3ST2 gene encoding heparan sulfate glucosamine 3-O-sulfotransferase 2, protein MAHRAPSGRAPAAAPAPSRRLARRVLVLFTLSLSCSYLCYSLLCCCGGPAAPRARCPPARSAAAAKKLLQKSRPCGRPPPAEPPGGAAPARRPREPPAPPAGSPPGPARPGAKRLPQAIVVGVKKGGTRAVLEFIRVHPDVRALGTEPHFFDRNYDRGLEWYRSLMPRTLDSQITVEKTPSYFVTKEAPRRIFNMSRDTKLIVVVRNPVTRAISDYTQTLSKKPDIPTFEGLSFRNRSLGLVDTSWNAIRIGMYAVHLESWLQYFPLSQIHFVSGEKLITDPAGEMGKVQDFLGIKRVITDKHFYFNKTKGFPCLKKSESSGLPRCLGKSKGRTHVQIDPEVIEQLRDFYRPYNIKFYETVGQDFRWE, encoded by the exons ATGGCGCATAGGGCGCCGAGCGGGCGGGCCCCGGCTGCGGCTCCGGCTCCGTCCCGGCGGCTGGCGCGGAGGGTCCTCGTCCTCTTCACGCTGTCGCTCTCCTGCTCCTACCTCTGCTAcagcctcctctgctgctgcggcggccccgccgcgccccgcgcccgctgcccgcccgcccgcagcgccgccgccgccaagaAACTTCTGCAGAAGTCGCGGCCGTGcgggcggccgccccccgccgagcccccgggcggcgccgcgccagcccgccGCCCGCgggagccccccgccccgccggccggtAGCCCCCCGGGGCCGGCCCGCCCGGGAGCCAAGCGGCTGCCGCAGGCCATCGTGGTGGGCGTCAAGAAGGGCGGCACCCGCGCCGTGCTGGAGTTCATCCGGGTGCACCCCGACGTGCGAGCCCTGGGCACCGAGCCCCACTTCTTCGACAGGAACTACGACCGCGGGCTGGAGTGGTACAG GAGCCTGATGCCGCGAACACTCGACAGCCAGATCACGGTGGAGAAGACCCCCAGCTACTTTGTCACCAAGGAGGCACCACGGCGGATCTTCAACATGTCCCGGGACACAAAGCTGATCGTGGTGGTGAGGAACCCGGTCACCCGGGCCATCTCGGACTACACGCAGACGCTCTCCAAGAAGCCAGACATCCCCACCTTCGAGGGGCTGTCCTTCCGCAACCGCAGCCTGGGGCTGGTGGACACGTCCTGGAATGCCATCCGCATTGGGATGTACGCCGTGCACCTGGAGAGCTGGCTCCAGTACTTCCCCCTCTCCCAGATCCACTTTGTCAGCGGGGAAAAGCTGATCACGGACCCAGCCGGGGAGATGGGCAAAGTCCAGGACTTCCTGGGCATCAAACGGGTTATCACGGATAAGCACTTCTACTTCAACAAGACAAAAGGCTTTCCTTGCCTGAAAAAGTCGGAGAGCAGCGGCTTGCCTCGCTGCCTGGGCAAGTCCAAAGGCAGGACTCATGTACAGATAGACCCTGAGGTGATCGAGCAGCTTCGGGACTTTTATAGACCTTATAATATCAAATTCTATGAAACAGTTGGGCAAGACTTCAGGTGGGAATAA